The Artemia franciscana chromosome 2, ASM3288406v1, whole genome shotgun sequence genome segment ggggaaggggtcaGTAGCCAAGCTATTGTTTGTAGTAACGAACTATTTGTTTGTAGTTTTCTCGTTTTATATTTGGCTTGAATTTCCAAgttaatttttacttgtttcaagatttatttatgtatatgttatacatatatatacatatacatattaaacataaagctgtTATGTTTGCTATgagtgtttattttaatttctgttcgttttgggtttcattcactctttaatagtaatttctggtcgccTTGAGTTTGAATTGCCATActaatttatttctgctgttCTCAAGTGTAATGtggctcttttcttttctgtgAAATCACTTtatttgagaaatattttttttattaattactcttaaaaaggatactagaactGTCAATCTCTAATCGATGAGTCCCTCTGAATTTTCTGTTAAAACTCCTCCCATACGAAAACTTAGCTTTTTTCAAAGGTATTCTGTTGCGCttcttattttttgtgttttttagttttccttctttgttttcaaacgGCCCAAGCCgtgttttaaactttttctaaattatttctttCCAGACAATGGctcaatcaaataaaacaattcaGGAACGTTCTCAAGCTGAAGGTAGCACTGGTAATTTACTGCCCGGAACTCCGGGATGCGCACAAGGATTTGTAGCAGGGCTACCATCAGTGCCTGTCTATGCACCATCAGCCGCAATCAACTACAGGGGCAATTTAGATGACCAGATTTATATTGCTTCCGGCCAACCATCATTGAATCAAAACAGTCAAGAAaatgttcaatatttttatcagcCAGCTGATCAAGCTGGATTCCAGGCTGTATTGCAGCCGACTGGCCAAGAAAATTTCCCATCTGGAGCTCTGTCATCTTATCCAGGAAATGTTCCTCTGTCAAGCAATCAGATATTGAGTCGATATCCAGATGAAGATTTGAACAGATCATCACAGAAGTTTATAAACGAAGAGctaaacagaagaaaaactGTAGCTCCAGAGAATTATATGTTTCCAAAAGTAGAGATACCAGAGGTTCACCGAAAAATTAGTTCAGCCAGAAATGATTAACATCAAATTATGTGTTTCAGCATTTCAGTATCAGTGttaatttttatgtaatctttttctgtaaatattAAATCTCTAATTATTTTTACGACGTGTTATGCAACGGAATATCCAACATTCATTCTTCATGTTTGAGTCATTTCGTAAAATTTATAAACAAacaggaatttaaaataaacttgcaaGATTGAGGATGAAACTCTTAGCAATAGGGGAGCTCGGAGTTGACCTAGAggttttttctttctcaaaaatctCGCTAACTAACATACATTTCTTGGCGTTTCAAGCACCACATTGTGTGTTTATGAATTCCGCACCTACAaaaatttttccagatttttatCCACGCAGGTTTTTTCTGAAGcaatttataaaacaaaacaaaaatcgtcCGAAACAACCTCAAAGGACTGGGTTGTTTCGGACATCTCGTAACATAGGTATAAgaatttcaattattattaaacatctcgataaaaaaaaaaacttctttagtCTTAGtcaaacttggaaaaatagAGGTTGAAATCGACAGCCTTCGCAGCTCTCTTTGTACCACCTGTCGAAGGTGAGCCAGGAAGCTTCAAGATAGTATCATCTTTTGAAACTGAAGCCTGGTCAATGGGATgagaaaaacgaaatttgtccCAGTTTTTATAAACATCACCTCCATGTTTTCTTCACCAATTTCTACAACAtgtgcaaaataaaaaatatttcttttccgACGAAGAATATCGCGGCCACAAAGTCATCAGCAGCTAGGATATTTACACTAAGCAGATTGTCTGGTTCCAATTTTCTGAGACGTAGAGATTCATCAGAACTATCATCCCTGAATAGACATTCTTGTAACTCATCCTCAATATCTTCACCCTTGTCAACCACGCTCAatatttcttgctttctttGGAAGGGTGGCGACAACTTTCTTCTGAGATCTTTTTTGCTTTCTGCCATTTGCTCTAGTTCTTCCTTTTTCGGTGTCTCTGTAAGAATTCTAATTCGTCCTCTTTGTTTTACTCCTCTACCCTTGGTAGTTGTAGATAGCACACGAAAAAATGTTCTTAGTTGCTTGGGAGTTACGGAAAAGACTGCAGAAGGCTTTGTCAACACCTTGGTCTGGCTCATATGGATCTGACTCATCAAGCTGAGAATGGCTGTCCACCAATTTACGTCTGTAACTGATGGAGCAGAAAAGTCGGCAGGGCAGAAAACGTTCCGGTCGAATGGCCACAGTCCGGGCTTTCTAAAGCCAGCTACAATATTACTCGTGCTAAATTTCTTGAGGTATGGAACACGGTTGAGTTCTGCTGCCTCATATATCGATATATGATGACCTGGATGAAGGTTAAACCACTCATTAAAGTCGCTTCTCGACGCTCTTTGAATGGTCTATAGACCAAAACATATTAAGGTTACAAGCGATATGAGCAGTGAGGTTGGAAGATATTTAAGATTACTCCATTTTCTTTGCAGTAGTTGACTACGTGGATATCCAGGTGACTGTCATGATTGTTCAGCAACAGTAAAGTTTGGTTTCTTTTAATGTTCTGGTATGCTTCACATAATTTTTCATTGTCTCCAAGAAGGGTCCAGAATTATTCCAGCCCAATGGATGAGCTGGTCCCAAAACACCCCAGCATCCATGGTTTAACCCTTGGGAAGACAAAAACTGGAAGTACGTGGTTACCTATCACACTAACAAAACAGactatatttacattttgaacaCGTTCTGCTGTTGTCACTTAGGCCAGCTACTTCTGGCCCTTCCTGGCAAACACTCTAGGAGTAGATAATACAGTTGGGACGCCTGTTTCGTCGGTGCTTCAATTATTGTCCAAAGGGATTTGGTATCTAGCATAGACTAAGGCAAGGTAATTGAATAATCTCTCTACAACCACTTCATTGAAACCACTTGCTTTAGCTTGACTTGTTAACTCGGAAGACCTGATAGATATCTCCCTGTTCCACTTAAGGAAAGTAGTCATCAAGTCTATCGAAGCGTGTGCCTTCATTTCCCaggatgaaaaaaaggaaagagcaTATAAAAAGTCATCAAGTGGCGTGTTCACTTTATTCATAGGTCCGAAATTTGGACTGCTCCATATTTACCTCAATTGCAAAGCCATAGCCTATATCACTGGGCTAATCACAGATGCAATGTGTCAGATGCTGTATACGGCCTTTGCATCTCTCTTTGTGCTTGTATCTCCCTTCCCGGGGTTAACTTGACAAAACGGAGTTGTTTTGGACACTTTCAAAAAGTCGTCCAAACCCTACCCGAATATGGCGTCCAAATCAACCCCACACTGACATTCTATAAAAAATCGCTTCtagataaagataaaaattagcTAAGGTGAGTCTAATTAATGACTAGCTGTAGCTAGCGACATGATAGGTCTTAAGTACCTGCCAAAACTCAACTATCTACTACCGTAAACACCACAACTACAAAAACTGGTGCTGCtagtggaaataaaaaaaagaaaatagcttAAAAAGTGGTTCAAAGGAAATGTCTCTGAAACGCGTATTTGGAAACTTTTGTGCAAAGTTAACCACTCGTCAATGTTGGTCCTGATTTTTGGCAAAACGTTTCGTGCAAAACTCGATTTTATAATGACAGTGTCCGAAACAACCCGTGTCCAAAACATGCCCGAGCTTCCCTATCTTTTGATTGAATAATTAACTAATCTTTATTACTTAAAACTGTcaaattaaaaacttcaaattatttaaattgtcTTTTGAAATTAAGATTAAATTGTCCCTTAAATTGGTCACATTTATCTCTCGAGAAACTAATTTAaatcaattttcattttcaagcaATTGAAggtaacaaaataaaagtaaagaacaacccATGCCAGTACTATTAACCATATCCCCCTTCTTCCAAAAACCAACGAATTTTCACAACAAAACATGTACATCAAAAGGACCTGCTAattattttggttaattaaaaagaactcttcaaaataatttttccaaagaaaagcaAGGAATATTAAGccaaaaacgagaaaaaataaaataaaataatctaccaagcataaAACTGCCAAAGatcagcatcgataaataactgaaacccaaagcgaacagaaattacaataaataacagagtcaaactcaacacgagcagaaattaacattaatagggctcaaaaccccctatgccttcccaaggccagaacataatttgcacttccctgaaaaaaaaaaatacaaatgaatatgcgttgttagtttcatatacaGATGATgacatttatttcttaaaattttagttatatttgatttattaaagttatagaaataaaaacatttaaaatttatgtttttattctttttggcgtattactgtttttatggcacttggtattaaccaattgacatatagcaatcgccaattctgtcggtctgtcggtctgtctgtcggtcccggttttgctactttaggcacttccaggtaagctaggacgatgaaatttggcaggcgtatcagggacgggaccagcttaaattagaaatagtcgttttcccaatttgaccatctggggggagagtggggggccggttaattcggaaaaaatagaaaaactgaagtatttttaacttacgaactgttcatcagatcttaatgaagtttgatgtttggaaggatatcgtgtctcagagctgttattttaaatcccgaccggatctggtgacattgggggggatatgggagggggaaacctaaaatcttggaaaacactaagagtagagggatcgggatgaaacttggtgggaaaaataaacacaagtcctagatacatgattgacataaccggaacggatccgctctctttggggtgtttgggggggggggtaattgtgaaaaattaaaaaaatgacgtatttttaacttacgaacgggtgatcggatctcaatgaaatttgatatttagaaggatatggtgtcttagagctcttattttaaattccgaccagatctggtgacattggggcgGGGGGTAGGTGgaagggggaaatctaaaaaaaggtggagtggagggatcgggatgaaacttggtgggaatattaaacacaagtcctagatacatgattgacataacctgaacggatccgctctctttggggtagttagggggtggggttaattctgaaaaattagaaaaaatgaggtatttttaacttacgaacgggtcatcggatctcagtgaaattcaatatttagaaggatatcgtgtctcagagctcttatttaaaacccgaccggatcaggtgacattggggaggggggttgggagggagaaacctaaaacttggaaaacacttagagtggagggatcgggatgaaacttggtgggaaaaataagaacaagtcctagatacatgattgaaataaccggaacgtatccgctctctttggggtagttgggggaggggttaattctgaaaaaatagaaaaaatgaggtatttttaacttacgaacgggtgatcggatctcaatgaaatttgatatttagaaggatatcgtgtctcaaggctcttattttaaatcctgaccggatctggtgacattgggggaagtttggggtggggaacctaaaatcatggaaaacacatagattggagggatcgggatgaaacttgataagaagaataagagcagaagtcttaatacgtgatttacataattggaacggatccactctattaaggggggggctaattctgaaaaataagaaaaaatgacgtatttttaacttacgaaggagtgatcggatcttcatgaaacttcatatttagaaggacctcgtaactcagatctcttattttaaatctcaacaagatcaagcgtaattggggggggggcagttggggggggaccggaaatcttagaaaatacttaaagcggtgagatcaggataaaaccggaggggaagaatagaaacctgtctaagatacgtgactgacataaccggaccggatctgctctctttggttgaattggggaggggggggggtaattttgaaaattgaggtatttgtaacttactaaagggtgaccagatcttaatgaaatttgatatttagaagtatcttgtgctttaaagttctaattctaaattcctaccagatcctgtgacattggggggagttggagggggaaatcggaattcttggaaaacgtgaaaactggggtatttttatcttaccaatagatgattggatcttaatgaaatttgatttttagaaggaattcatgtctcagagctgttatttcaaatcccaaccagatcttttgacattggggggagttagaggggaaaatcttggaaaaacacttggagtggaggaatcgggatgaagcttggtgaatagaataaacaaatgtcctagatacgtgactgacagaATCgcactggattcgctctctttgggggaattggggggtggggttcagtgatttggcaagtttggtgcttctggacgtgctaggacgattaaaattggtaggcgtgtcagggagctgcacaatttgacttgatgaagtcgttttcccagattcgaccatctggggctaaagggagaggaaaaattagaaaaaattaggtatttataacttacgagtgggtgatcggatcttaatgaattttcatatttggaaggtcatcgtgactcagagctcttattttaaatcctgaccggcattaagcctcttattttcctttttaaaccaatctattgattcatagaatttggttagagctcataccatatgatctcttggctcttagctcttctcgcctcgtcacaagtgccatatgagctcttagctcttattattaatagtttcttttcgtttttttttggcacttggtattaaccaagtgccataaccaAGTGccagtctgtcggtctgtcccggttttgctactttaggcacttccaggtaagctaggacgatgaaatttgtcaggcgtatcaggaatcagaccagattaaattagaaattgtcgtttccccgattcgaccatctgggggggggggggggttgcgggACAGTTAagtcggaaaaattagaaaaaaggaagtatttttaacttacgaacaggtgattggatcttaatgaaatttgatgttgggcaggatatcgtgtctcagaactcttattttaaatcctgaccggatcaggtgacattggggggagttgggtggggaaacctaaaatcttggaaaacgcttagagtggagggatcgggatggaacttggtggaaataatcacaagtcctagatacgagattgacataactggaacggatccgctctctttgggggagttggggggagggttaattctgaaaaataagaaaaactgagtaatttttaacttacgaaggagtaatcagatcttattgaaatttgatgtttgggagaaaatcgtgtctcagagctcttattttaaatcccgaccggatctggtgatattggggggaattgggggaggagggagaacctaaaattttgaaaaacacttagagtggagggatcgggatgagacttagtgggaaaaataagcacaagtcctaaatacgggattgacataaccggaacggatccgctctctttgggggagttggggggaagggttaattctaaaacattaaaaaaatgagatatttttaacttacgaagaaatgattggatctttatgaaattccatatttagaaggacctcgctactcagatctctaattttaaatccagaccggatccagtgtcattgggggggggaccggaaattttggaaaacgcttaaagcgaagacatcaggatgaaacttggtgggaaggataagcacaagttcaagataagtgactgacataatcgaaCCGTATCCGCTCTCTATGgtggagtcgggggggggggataattcggaaaaattagaaaaaaatgaggtatttgtaacttaccaacgggtgatcagatcttaataaaatttatatttagaaggatcttgtgctttagaactctcattttaaatcctgaccagatccaatgacgttgggggagttagagggggaaaccagaaatcttggaaaacacttagagtggaggagagatcgggatgaaatttgatgggaaaataagcacaagttatagatacgtgattgacataattggaacggatccgttctctttgggggaactgcaggttgttaatttgggaaaattagaaaaattgaggtatttttaacgaacgggtgaccggatcttaatgaaatttgatatttagaaggaacttttgagctcttatttcaaatcccaaccataTCTGTtgagattggggggagttagagggggaaaccggaaatcttgtaaaacgcttataaatgtcctagattcgtgattgacgtgACCgaactggatccactctctttgggggagttagggggtgggattcagggctttggcgagtttggtgcttctggacgtgctaggactatgcaaattggtaggtgtgtcagggagctgcacaaattgacttgataaagtcgttttccctgattcgaccatctggggggctgaagggagaggaaaaattagaaaaattgagataattttaacttacgactgggtaatcggatcttaatggattttgacatttagaaagaCTTCGTgacttaaagctcttatttttaatcccgaccggcattaagcctctgattttccttttaaagcaatctaatGATTCTTAagattttgctagagctcatgccatatgagctcttggctcttccgacctcgtcacaattgccatatgagctcttagctcttgttctttaagaatttatagcTTGGCCTGCTATTTTATGCTGGAGAAGATTTTGCAA includes the following:
- the LOC136037145 gene encoding uncharacterized protein LOC136037145, translating into MAKSRECREDIGNISLFADLDRVSSREAAAIQSIESKLLGNDPGGLGALAQAAGRENADDLIIPGVREPHLAPTPVDINMAKGVATKDYGAFQVEVDLNRITQDEADALQAAEIKIERPNPLRQQIRGLGGIAQTMAQSNKTIQERSQAEGSTGNLLPGTPGCAQGFVAGLPSVPVYAPSAAINYRGNLDDQIYIASGQPSLNQNSQENVQYFYQPADQAGFQAVLQPTGQENFPSGALSSYPGNVPLSSNQILSRYPDEDLNRSSQKFINEELNRRKTVAPENYMFPKVEIPEVHRKISSARND